In Phreatobacter aquaticus, a single genomic region encodes these proteins:
- the hspQ gene encoding heat shock protein HspQ → MDKLRVAKFKIGQVVRHRIYPFRGVVFDVDPTFSNTDEWYDSIPADIRPSKDQPFYHLFAENSETEYVAYVSEQNLVPDNSGDPIRHPQVDEVFDRDDTGQYRTRSVDLQ, encoded by the coding sequence ATGGACAAGCTCAGGGTCGCCAAGTTCAAGATCGGCCAGGTCGTCCGCCACCGGATATATCCGTTTCGTGGCGTGGTCTTCGACGTCGATCCGACATTCTCCAACACCGACGAATGGTACGATTCGATCCCAGCGGATATCAGGCCGTCGAAGGACCAGCCTTTCTACCATCTGTTCGCGGAGAATTCGGAGACGGAATACGTCGCCTATGTCTCCGAGCAGAACCTGGTCCCTGACAACAGTGGCGATCCCATCCGCCATCCGCAGGTCGACGAGGTGTTCGACCGAGACGATACCGGCCAGTACCGCACACGCTCGGTCGATCTGCAGTAG
- a CDS encoding HpcH/HpaI aldolase/citrate lyase family protein, which produces MKLPRNVYKPLAIGAPDPYRELPVRLERMIHFVPPHLDKVRAKVPELAKTVDVVLGNLEDAIPLDAKEAARNGFIEMVQATDFGSTGVWTRVNALNSPWILDDLTEIVAKVGNKLDVIMLPKVEGAWDIHYLDQLLAQLEARHAVRKPILIHAILETAEGVKNVEQIAEASPRMHGMSLGPADLAASRAMKTTRVGGGHPEYKMVADAVGEGPRASYQQDLWHYTLAKMVDACAANGLKAFYGPFGDFSDPVACETQFRNAFLMGCAGAWTLHPSQIGIAKQVYSPDPAEVAFAAKILAAMPDGSGAVMIDGKMQDDATWKQAKVMVDLARIVAAKDPDFAARYAM; this is translated from the coding sequence ATGAAGCTGCCGCGCAACGTCTACAAACCGCTCGCCATCGGTGCGCCGGATCCCTACCGGGAACTGCCGGTCAGGCTGGAGCGGATGATCCATTTCGTGCCGCCGCATCTGGACAAGGTGCGCGCCAAGGTGCCTGAGCTGGCCAAGACCGTGGACGTGGTCCTTGGCAATCTCGAGGATGCCATTCCGCTCGACGCCAAGGAAGCGGCCCGCAACGGCTTCATCGAGATGGTGCAGGCCACCGATTTTGGATCGACGGGCGTTTGGACCCGCGTCAACGCTCTGAACTCGCCGTGGATCCTCGACGATCTCACCGAGATCGTCGCCAAGGTCGGCAACAAGCTCGATGTGATCATGCTGCCCAAGGTCGAGGGTGCCTGGGACATCCACTATCTCGACCAGTTGCTGGCCCAGCTTGAGGCGCGCCATGCCGTGCGCAAGCCTATCCTGATCCACGCGATCCTCGAGACCGCCGAGGGGGTCAAGAATGTCGAGCAGATCGCCGAGGCATCGCCGCGTATGCATGGCATGAGCCTTGGGCCGGCCGACCTGGCCGCCTCTCGGGCCATGAAGACGACCCGCGTTGGCGGCGGCCACCCCGAATACAAGATGGTGGCCGATGCGGTGGGCGAGGGGCCCCGCGCGAGCTATCAGCAGGATCTCTGGCACTACACGCTCGCCAAGATGGTCGATGCCTGTGCCGCCAATGGGTTGAAGGCCTTCTACGGACCATTCGGGGACTTCTCCGACCCCGTCGCCTGCGAAACCCAGTTCCGCAACGCGTTCCTGATGGGTTGCGCGGGTGCCTGGACCCTTCATCCCAGTCAGATCGGCATCGCGAAGCAGGTCTATTCGCCGGATCCCGCCGAAGTCGCCTTCGCCGCGAAGATCCTGGCGGCCATGCCGGATGGCTCGGGCGCCGTGATGATCGATGGCAAGATGCAGGACGACGCCACCTGGAAACAGGCCAAGGTGATGGTTGACCTTGCCCGGATCGTTGCCGCCAAGGACCCGGATTTCGCCGCGCGCTACGCAATGTGA
- a CDS encoding invasion associated locus B family protein: MSRPVSAQARLWLGAALLLAPAVAFAQTTPPRPAQPRPAAPAAPAAPAPAAPAGAAAAAANAENMQAVQTPWVKLCDNVPVDERTPPTTKKLCMVVQETRAENGQMLASVQIRDLEGEKPRLIIAVPVGMSLQPGIRVVLEGQGQAQPQAMRYEVCLPNACFAQMELAPEFLTRMKRSNNLNIQVVNMNNRAISLAMSLQGFAASYDGQPVDPKAYEESQRRLAEELQRRGEEAQRRLQQQGGAPGAPPAPGVPVPPAPAGAPLAPPQR; this comes from the coding sequence ATGTCCCGCCCAGTCTCCGCCCAGGCCCGCCTCTGGCTTGGCGCCGCGCTTCTCCTCGCGCCGGCTGTTGCCTTCGCCCAGACGACGCCACCGCGTCCGGCTCAGCCCCGTCCGGCCGCTCCTGCGGCACCGGCCGCACCGGCGCCCGCAGCACCGGCCGGTGCCGCCGCGGCGGCGGCCAATGCCGAGAACATGCAGGCTGTGCAGACCCCGTGGGTCAAGCTTTGCGACAATGTCCCTGTCGATGAGCGCACGCCGCCGACCACCAAGAAGCTCTGCATGGTCGTGCAGGAGACCCGCGCCGAGAACGGGCAGATGCTCGCATCGGTCCAGATCCGCGACCTCGAGGGTGAGAAGCCGCGCCTGATCATTGCGGTGCCAGTTGGCATGTCGCTGCAGCCCGGTATCCGCGTGGTGCTCGAAGGGCAGGGTCAGGCCCAGCCGCAGGCCATGCGCTATGAGGTCTGCCTGCCGAATGCCTGCTTCGCCCAGATGGAGCTCGCCCCCGAGTTCCTCACCCGCATGAAGCGTTCGAACAACCTGAACATCCAGGTCGTCAACATGAACAACCGCGCGATTTCGCTTGCGATGTCGCTGCAGGGCTTCGCCGCCTCTTATGACGGCCAGCCGGTTGACCCGAAGGCCTATGAGGAGAGCCAGCGCCGGCTCGCGGAAGAGCTTCAGCGCCGCGGCGAGGAAGCCCAGCGCCGCCTCCAGCAGCAGGGTGGCGCGCCCGGTGCGCCGCCCGCACCCGGTGTCCCCGTGCCGCCCGCTCCGGCAGGCGCGCCGCTGGCCCCACCGCAGCGCTGA